AATTTTGCATGAAAAATCATCATACACATTTTTTCATGTACGTTATTGTAGGAACAAGAATTTGTCAGTATTTTGTCCTAATATtatacttaccgtatatactcaagtataagctgagtttttcagccctttttttatgctgaaacacacacacacacccgccccccctcctcggcttatactcaagtcaaggttatttattatcttactctgttatttttattacatttattattttactctatttattattgttattattataattattattttactctatttttattattacatttattatttttcgtttattattactttgttattttactctatttactgttattacatttattattttacatttattattatttttaaatttattattttagtatatttattgttattgcatttattattttgctttattattgatgttattacatttattttactttataattgttattattacatttattattttactctattattactgttattaatttccaatattttactctattattatttttattacatttattattttactctctattattattggaaggatacataagcacatttacactgaagaaggtgagaaatggtttaatcagagttggatagtcttatcttaaactacagttttatttaaatattcaaaaacatttaacctactgatgcctcaattaatgtaattttattggtatctatttttattttgaaatttacaagtagctgctgcatttcccaccctcggcttatacttgagtcaatacattttcccagtttttttgtggtaaaattggatgcctcagcttaataataataaactttatttgtactccaccaccatctccccaaaggggattcagggtggctaacatgaggccaagcccaaaattacagtacagcaaaataaaatacaaagaagcagaaaataacatcaaaataaatacatgaaataacaaaataaaataaacaattacaaaataacatgatagagaaatagaacataGTGGGTGGACCAAATGcactaggataaaattgataaaaccctggatgagataagtaatggtagaatgtgtttctgagggacaCATTAGCTTCCGCTTACActtgaatatatatggtaatccTTTATTATTTCACCAatttttcaaaaatggaaaatttgtCACACAATTCAGAAGAGTGAGAAAACCAGAATATATCTGCATTCCTCTTTGCCTGTCAGTTTGAAAACTGATTTGTTTCATACAGCTCAAGCAAATTTCTCCTTCATCTGTATGTACAGTCCTGTCACCCAAAATACATTTCACatgtaaatcccaggaactgaAGCTTTGTCTGTGGAAAGCATTCACTCTCCTCTACTCCCATTCAGAAATCAAGCCGTGAACCCATAGTCTCAGGACTTGTTGTCTCAACTATCCACTAGGGGCTTACCTTGCAGTTCTTCCACCAATACTTCCTCTTGAGTGCCGCTGCACTGCTTTCAAATACTTGGGCACCGGCTTGGAGGGCATCTGCTCGTTCATCTAGTTCCGACAGCTTCTGATCTCTCTCCAAGACTTTGTCCACATTCACACGCATAATATCTACCACCTAAATGGGGGCGGGAAACAATTAATTTACAAATGGGAGAAAGCACAAAACCATAAATGGCGATCCAGTAAGTCAGCCACTTACTTCTTCCACCTGTGCTTGAGTCTGCTGCAGGCGACGATTACTGGTCAAATTTGGAGGTTGTCCTGGGGCTCCCCCAGCATTTTCTCCTTCTGCCCCTGGGGCACCTGGCTGCGCTGGATCAGTCCTGGGGAGGCACACCAAGCAAGAAAGGGCGTAGGTAGTACATATCTAAGACTAATACCCATGCACCATTCAAACCAAAGGAAGTAGGTTACATGATAATCAGAAGGACCAGCCCAAGATGTTACATACATGAAGGCCAAACAGTGTGTGACACTGGAAAGCATACAGGAAAAAGATAAGAGGGTTGGAAATTTTCCCTGCAAGGAAAAGCtacaagtaaataaaataaaatcacaatgagAAGCACAAGAGCTAGAGTGAATTATGCATGACACCGCATATCTCCTTTGTCAATAGAATTCAGGATCCCAATAGCGACATTGTTTAGCAAGACATTCAGaattctagatccagggaaatcatgctacccctctattctgccttggttagaccacacctggaaaattgtgtccaattctagacaccataattgaagagagatattgacaagctggaatgtgtccagaggagggcaactaaaatgatcaagggtctggagaacaagccctatgaggagcagcttaaagagctgggcatgtttagcctgaagaagaaaaggctgagaggagacatgatagtcatgtataaatatgtgagaggaagtcatagggaggagggagctactCAATACTGGATAGTACAAGGAGAGAGCACTGGCAATGCTGAAGAGGACAAGTTTCAGCATCTATTAACCAATGTAAAGCTAAAAAGAGACTTCCGTGTTCAGGAGCAATGTtttatctgggttgctgtgagttttccaggctgtatggccatgttccagaagcattctctcctgacgtttcactgaCCTCTAAATGATGTGAgcaaaaaatcaggagagaatgcttcaagaacatggccatacagactggaaaactcacagcaacccagtgattccagccatgaaagccttagacaatatgATGTTTTATCTACCTTGATACAATTTGATGGAGCACAGTCATGGATGGATACTGTGGCTTCCATGCCCTGGTATTGCTTCCCACAGCTTAATGCCTAGACAATGCTTTTTAGATATTAAACTTAGATCTAGCACAATAGGGTTCCGCTTATCATCTTCAGCACATGACGAATACTGTGGAGACTGCAATACTGAGGCATCCAGAAGAAAGCAACTGACAGGTAAGTAGCATGGCAACATTTTATTCATCCaagatatttctttctttcatagtAATCCCAATGATGATCCAGGAAGCCACACAAATCTTGCCTTGCCTAAGTCACAATGGCTCTAGGCAGTTGTAATGGGTAAGCAGCTCCTTTAGACTTCATGCCCACCTTCCTCAAGCACAAGCAGGgcttattggggttttttttaaaacaatattgtcATGAGGTTTGCAAAGGTGTGCACATGTcaatgcatgaaaagcacaatgtGATTACCACTGAGGCTACAGTTACACCGTGAGAGCAAATACTGCAGCAAACAAGGTCAGGAGACTTCTCTTATCAATGGAAAGGGGTCTCAGGACATCAAACagagcaggaaaagagagtccacctaaacattaggaagaacttcacaACCATGTCGAAAAGATATCTCATTGGGGGGGCTATATTGTTTTCTGCTGCGTTGGGGCTAGGACACAATGCAGACATGGATTTCagctgcaggaaaaaagattccaccgaaacattaggaggaacttcctgatcgCGAGAGCTATTCAGTGCTGGACGGCACTGCCTCCAAACGTGatggaggacccttccacattgccctttttgtatcccaggatctggtcccatataatctgctttaaactggaatattggAGTCCCCActtccagataacctgggataaacagataatctgggatcagatcctgggatttaggggcagtgtggaagggcttgGAGTTTCCTCCTCTGAAGGCATTTAAGCAGAGACTAGATcgggcttgggcaaactttggccctccaggtgttttggactacaactcccacaattcctagcagccagtaagctgctaggaattgtgggagttgtagcccaaaaccgctggagggccaaagtttgcccatgcctggattggatggccatatttgggagtgctttgattgcacaacgtaacacaatttttgttactgcgttataaatgtcatttcctaattggctccatcagaaaaacatgacaaaagtttattaaactgcaaaaactgtcTTTGCACAGGGGACATCATGTTATAGCACATTTTCCTATTgagtccaccaatttaacatcgTCATCCACCCATTTAACACAGTTTTCAGCGCAAAAACAAAAGTTCCCGGTGTACAATCACTCCTTTCAATGTAagaactgcacaattaaacagtaaataatactttcaaactggaaacatatttcctttttgtgggacatcctgaagcacatttggctatagtttttcaatgactatctcctCAAGTCTTAATTAATTCAATATAGTCTATGggagacacaaaaacaaagtttctggagtataccaactactttcaaagcaagtaccacacaattaaacaggagataacactttcaaaatgtgttacatagtgttgcattttcctgcatggcagagggtggactggatggcctttggggtctcttccaactctatggaatTCTAAGGCAGGCCTGCATAAGctgcagctctccagatgttttggacttcagtgtgTGAAGTCTCCTTTTTGGAGGtttccaagcagaggctggatggtcatccaccaaactccaaggcagcACCTTCCACTGCCAGGctgctctcaccatcaggaagatTTTCATGATGTTTAGCAAATATttagcactgcagcacacccagatacctgggagttactctggaccatgctctaatTTATAAGAAaaactgcttgaatatcaagcaaaaagtgagtgccagaaatgatatcatatgaaagctaactggcacaacctggggatcataaccagacccAGCGATGACATCTGCCCAtgtactttgctactctgctgctgagtacacatgtccAGCGTGGAATACATCTCGCCACatcaaaacagtgaatgtggttcttaatgagacatgctggattatcacaggatgtctaagccctacaccactggagaaattatactgtttcacTGGTAtaacaccacctgacatctgtcaggaagtatcagcctgtaatgaaaggaccaaggcagtgacatctctggcccattctcTGTTCAGGTATCAGCCAAcaactgaaatcaagaaataacttccTAAGATATACAGGCATGCTCACAGGAACActgcagcaagcaagagtccaaaagtggcaggcaaaaacccagaacctcaatcagtggctgagactggatgagggaATCCCTCCTGGGCAtatagaagactgggtgacttggaagacattgaacagactgtgctctggcaccacaaaatgcagagccaatcttcagaaatgggactacaatgtggcatccacaacatgtgagtgtggagaagaccaaaccacagactacctactacaacgcggcctgagccctgccacatgcacaatggagcgacaccagaggcactccaagtggcaagcttctggtcaaaggacatttaacataatgccaagtttttagctttgtttgtgtttttaaacacattataactgtaccctcaatttgcttctgacacaataagtaAAAAGGTAAcagtcatctgttgggagagcattgactgggtgttcctgcatggcagaagggggctggactagatggcatgttggggtctcttccaactctaggagtctatgaaagATTTGCTGTGTCACAAGGCAAGATGCCAGGCTCACGGGGGAAATTCGCGACTGAGCCCTTGCTTTCACCATCTGGTCCCTGCATGCTCCTCCTTCAGGCAGTTAGTGGGATCAGGGAGCCAGGTTGGGTCTGTCAATTCACAACGGAGCGCAATCCGACCCAATGGCTAGGCTAGTATCACCTGTCAAAAGCTGCAGTGTCAGAGATCAAGGTCGTCTCACAGCTTGTCCAATGCAAAAAAGTGGGGAGAgaagctgaatctacactgccatataatccagattaattgaactggattatatgagtctacactgccatagaatcccattcaatgcagatattattattattattattattattaataataataataataataactgacacaatacaaggatttaaaaatcaaactgcaaagactctggcacaagccaatcaaggtggtcccagtggtgattggcacactgggtgcagtgcctaaagaccttggcctgcacttaaacacaatcagcactgacaaaattaccagctgccagctgcaaaaggccaccttactaggatttGTACGCATTATTTGCttatacatcacacaatcctagactcTTGAGAAGTGTtggacatgtgatccaatataacaaccagcatagttatcttgtttcctgtgtactaagcttgttgtgcttcaaataataataataaagcattttgatttttatattccaccatctccctgaagggattcccCTGAAGGTGTCTTACATtgggaccaagcccaacataAACAAAGATTACAAGCTTAAACACAATTAAACACGTAATAACACAATtaaatgtattgtggaaggctttcatggttggaaccactgggttgctgtgaattttttgggctgcatagccatgtttgagaagcattctctcctgatgttttgcctgtagttttggcaagcatcctcaaagtttgagaggtctgttggaactaggaaaatggggtttacatatctgtggaataatgtccagggtgggagaaagggttgttgtgagttttccaagctgtatggccatgttccagaagcattctctcctgacatttcacctgcatctatggtggtcatcctcagaggttgtgaggtctgctggaaactagggaaattgggtttatatatctgtggaataatgtccagggtgggagaaacaactcttgtttgggttgttgtgagttttttgagctgtatggccatgttccagaagcattctctcctgatgtttcacctgcatctctggcaggcatcctcagaggttgtgaggtctgttggaaactagaaaaattgggtttatatatctgtggaaagtccagggtgggagaaggaattcttgtctgttggaggcaagtgtgaatgtttcagcctAATtagcaattaattaaaaacataagatataactgcattcagaaactagattatagcTGTGGCAGAGACTGCAGAGTCCAACCCTATATAGGAAGCCTTTTAAACTATGGGTCCCTTTAAGAGAAAATGAGGGTCCTGCAAAAACCTGGCCGCAGTGGCTGTTTGGGACACGACTgggttgtgcagtgtttacagtggactctgcagaagatgctccaCCAAAAGGGAAAATCAGCCTTGCAAAAAGCTGGTTAGTGATCAATCAATGTGGATTGTTCTCTGCCTGTTTTACATCCGCGTGGTCAGGTCAAAATGTCCTGGGTCGCGAGTGGGGAAAGTTTAAGCAGCCCTGGACTGGAGGCAAAGGGGGATTCCCTTCCTCGAGGAGGCGGCAAAGCCTTGCCTGCCTCCCCACTGGGGCCGGGCCTTATACCGGGACGATCCCGGGAGCTGAGCCACACTAAGACACCCCACTCCGGCTCCGGACGGCAGAGAGAGGGCGCGAGGGGGCggcggtgctgctgctgctgctgcaatgCGCCACTCGGCAGGTGCCGCATCCGcgcaaaggaggaagaagaagaggaggaaggggcagCGCGGAGCCCGAAGCCGAGGGGATCCCTCCCTTCTGCCTGCTTGCCCTCCCTGCCTCGGTACTCACATCGCCGGCCTCGGCTCGAGGAGTCCCCTCGCCTTTTCTTCGGGAAAGCAGCCCAGGTGAAGAAGCCACCGCAGGAGAGACCACTTTCCTCCGCTGGAAGAACCGAGGCGCTCTGCAGCAAGAAGCCGCACGCGCCACCCCCTCGCCTTTTAAAGGGCACGCGAGACGGGCGGTCCCTTTGGCCCCGCCCCGTCACCGTGAGAACCAATGAGAAGCACGCTGTCATCTCACCCCCGCCCACTTTCTCCCGCAAAGTCCGACTCGCGTCCCAGAAACAGAAGCCTCTCCCTCCAATGACCAATCGATGCCCGGGCTTATCTGCATATCTCCTCCCCTCTCTGTCTATTAAGCAATCGATGCCCGGGCTTATCTGCATATCTCCTCCCCTCTCCGTCCATTAACCAATCGATGCCGGGGCTCATCTGCATAGCTCCGCCCTctgccgcctccccccccccccagctgaatGGTCCTAGGCTTGGCAggcatgggcatgggcaaactttggccctccaggtgttttggacttcaacttccacaattcctaacagcccaccggctgggttgttgtaggtttttcaggctgtatggctgtaaaaggtaaatgtaaaggttgtcccctgacattaagtccagtcatgtctgactctggggtgtggtgctcatctccatttctaagccgaagagctggcgttgtccgta
This genomic interval from Anolis sagrei isolate rAnoSag1 chromosome 2, rAnoSag1.mat, whole genome shotgun sequence contains the following:
- the VAMP1 gene encoding vesicle-associated membrane protein 1, with protein sequence MTDPAQPGAPGAEGENAGGAPGQPPNLTSNRRLQQTQAQVEEVVDIMRVNVDKVLERDQKLSELDERADALQAGAQVFESSAAALKRKYWWKNCKMMIMLGVICAIVVIAIALYFFT